A single window of Aspergillus flavus chromosome 4, complete sequence DNA harbors:
- a CDS encoding copper-containing nitrite reductase (multicopper oxidase, putative), with protein sequence MNTAFSSLCRTKSRYASVTTIRGARRLPPRLLSSPCSPLRGPFLARQISTESRKGTSGFQIKYVLLLSTAATLSWLLYARQHGAVWLDSDKSYFTHPDPLAPNNGIHQQKTTNEIQDSQKETFKSLEAEDLPTEKAILTTAPNVPPPITRDYPVILDVDLTAVAKLEQLTNQYKYEKWTFNNSVPGPFIRARVGDIVNLKITNHDESGMPHNIDCHAFLGPGGGSALTTVNEGETKTARFRLQNPGLYIYHCAVGPVGVHIANGMYGLLYVQPEQDLPPVDKEYYVMQSEFYHEPPEPDDNGQMSSTVEFSWPHALREAADVVVFNGSEAALTEKPLKATLDDTVRIFFGNGGPNLTSSFHVIGTCFNKVYRDSDVLSPPGQCVQTVSVPPGGSTIVDMKMVVPGTYTIVDHAIFRLEKGAKGFLNVSGEPRPMLYYSTLPPQPCEGCKLHP encoded by the coding sequence ATGAATACTGCGTTCAGCTCCTTATGTCGTACCAAGAGTCGCTATGCGTCAGTGACTACGATTCGAGGAGCTAGACGGCTTCCACCTCGACTGCTCTCCAGTCCATGTTCTCCCCTACGAGGTCCATTCCTTGCGAGACAGATCTCAACCGAATCTAGGAAAGGCACGAGCGGTTTTCAAATCAAATACGTCCTGCTtctctccaccgccgccacACTCAGCTGGCTCCTCTACGCTCGGCAACATGGCGCTGTCTGGCTAGACAGTGACAAGAGCTACTTCACCCACCCGGATCCCTTAGCTCCCAACAACGGAATTCACCAACAGAAGACGACCAACGAAATTCAAGATTCACAAAAAGAGACGTTCAAATCCCTCGAAGCCGAGGACCTCCCAACTGAAAAAGCAATCCTCACCACCGCCCCCAACGTCCCCCCACCGATAACACGAGACTACCCAGTCATCCTAGACGTAGACCTCACAGCGGTCGCGAAACTGGAACAACTAACAAACCAATACAAATACGAGAAATGGACATTCAACAACAGCGTCCCCGGCCCATTCATCCGCGCCAGGGTTGGCGACATAGTCAATCTGAAAATAACTAACCACGATGAATCCGGCATGCCACACAACATAGACTGTCATGCCTTTCTGGGCCCAGGGGGCGGCTCGGCCCTAACTACAGTCAACGAAGGCGAGACCAAGACAGCACGGTTCAGGCTCCAGAACCCTGGTCTATACATCTACCACTGTGCCGTAGGTCCAGTGGGCGTGCACATCGCCAACGGCATGTACGGACTCCTATACGTACAACCAGAGCAAGACTTACCCCCGGTCGACAAAGAATACTACGTAATGCAAAGCGAGTTCTACCACGAGCCGCCCGAGCCAGACGACAACGGCCAGATGTCATCGACGGTCGAGTTCTCGTGGCCACATGCGCTCCGCGAAGCAGCCGACGTGGTGGTCTTTAATGGCAGCGAGGCGGCCCTCACCGAGAAGCCGCTCAAAGCTACGCTCGATGATACCGTTCGCATTTTCTTCGGGAACGGGGGCCCGAACCTAACCAGCTCGTTCCATGTTATCGGGACCTGTTTTAATAAAGTCTATCGCGATTCGGATGTACTAAGTCCGCCGGGCCAGTGTGTTCAGACGGTTAGTGTGCCCCCCGGTGGATCGACTATTGTGGATATGAAGATGGTTGTCCCCGGGACTTATACCATTGTGGATCATGCTATTTTTCGGCTGGAGAAGGGTGCGAAGGGGTTTTTGAATGTTTCTGGGGAGCCCAGGCCGATGCTGTATTATAGTACTCTGCCGCCGCAGCCCTGTGAGGGGTGTAAGCTTCATCCATGA
- a CDS encoding putative flavohemo protein (unnamed protein product), with protein MLAKTMFLSRVVPRLTPKALLLTRPFTTTTPKNKLTPQQIQIVKSTIPALQDHGVAITTLFYQRLLQQYPQLKNIFNTAHQATGEQPAALAHAVWAYATNIEHPEALKTAISRIGHKHASLGITADQYPIVGEGLLAAIKEVLGDAANDQVLDAWKAAYGELAGYFIDFESGLYRQAEATPGGWKGWRKFFISKKVHEGEEIISFYLTPVDKGALPAYKPGQFVSVKCFVPELGVYQPRQYSLSDVPNGEYFQISVKREFGLGQKPAGRISNVLHEGLPVGAELDVSMPFGDFVLDVNATTPVVLISGGVGLTPMMSMLKTIVDQGGSRRVVFIHAVRNGRVHAMKDRLAKIISENPQVQRAVFYEEVSKKDKQGVDYDFKGRADLHKIKDQVVLPDADYYICGPKLFMNAQSNSLKDMGVKEDRIHMEVFGSPAE; from the coding sequence ATGCTAGCCAAAACAATGTTCCTCTCAAGAGTCGTCCCCCGCCTTACGCCAAAGGCACTCCTCCTCACCAGACCCttcacaacaacaacccccaaaaaCAAGCTCACCCCCCAGCAGATTCAAATCGTCAAGTCAACAATTCCCGCACTCCAAGACCACGGCGTCGCAATCACCACCCTCTTCTACCAGCGTCTCCTCCAGCAATACCCGCAGCTCAAGAACATCTTCAACACCGCCCACCAAGCAACAGGCGAGCAACCCGCCGCCCTAGCCCACGCAGTATGGGCCTACGCCACCAATATCGAGCACCCGGAAGCCCTCAAAACGGCTATCTCCCGCATCGGCCATAAACACGCCAGTCTGGGGATCACGGCGGACCAATACCCGATCGTCGGGGAGGGTCTCCTGGCCGCCATCAAAGAGGTACTCGGCGACGCAGCCAACGACCAAGTCCTCGACGCCTGGAAAGCCGCATACGGGGAACTGGCAGGGTACTTCATTGACTTCGAAAGCGGGCTCTACCGCCAAGCGGAAGCAACCCCGGGCGGGTGGAAGGGATGGCGGAAGTTCTTTATCTCGAAGAAAGTCcatgagggggaggagatcATTTCGTTTTACCTCACGCCGGTTGATAAGGGTGCGCTGCCGGCGTATAAGCCCGGCCAGTTTGTTAGTGTGAAGTGCTTCGTCCCGGAACTGGGGGTCTATCAGCCCCGGCAGTATAGCTTGTCGGATGTGCCGAATGGGGAGTACTTTCAGATCTCGGTGAAGAGGGAGTTCGGGTTGGGACAGAAGCCGGCCGGTCGGATTTCGAATGTGCTGCATGAGGGTTTGCCTGTCGGTGCGGAGTTGGATGTTAGTATGCCGTTTGGGGATTTCGTGTTGGATGTTAATGCTACCACGCCTGTCGTGCTTATTAGTGGTGGCGTTGGGTTGACGCCGATGATGTCGATGTTGAAGACTATTGTGGATCAGGGAGGGTCGAGGCGCGTGGTCTTCATTCATGCTGTGCGCAATGGTCGCGTACATGCCATGAAGGACCGGTTGGCTAAGATTATCTCGGAGAATCCGCAGGTTCAGCGCGCGGTGTTCTATGAAGAGGTTAGTAAGAAGGACAAGCAGGGCGTTGACTATGATTTCAAAGGCAGGGCCGATCTCCATAAGATTAAAGATCAGGTCGTTCTCCCGGATGCAGATTATTATATCTGTGGTCCAAAGCTGTTCATGAATGCTCAGAGCAATTCTTTGAAAGATATGGGAGTGAAGGAGGACCGGATTCATATGGAAGTGTTCGGTTCTCCGGCTGAATAA
- a CDS encoding putative acetyltransferase, GNAT family, giving the protein MSDQPTIRLATPEDVPIILQFIRELADYEKALHEVEATKESLLETLSFPDSPPKRGSVYTALITPPATPDNATPIPVGMALFFYNYSTWRSAPGIYLEDLYVQPAARGRGYGFKLLKYLAAKVLEVKGRRLEWSVLKWNEPSIKFYEQVGAKGMEEWMKMMVEGDALTKLAEGL; this is encoded by the coding sequence ACGTCCCCATAATCCTCCAATTCATCCGCGAACTAGCCGATTACGAAAAAGCCCTTCATGAAGTAGAGGCCACCAAGGAATCCCTCCTTGAaaccctctctttccccgaCAGCCCTCCTAAACGAGGCTCCGTATATACCGCGCTCATCACTCCCCCAGCCACCCCGGACAATGCCACTCCCATTCCTGTAGGCATGGCTCTATTCTTCTATAACTACTCGACTTGGCGCTCGGCGCCGGGTATCTACCTGGAGGATCTCTACGTGCAGCCCGCTGCTCGTGGTAGGGGATATGGGTTTAAGCTGTTGAAGTATCTGGCGGCTAAGGTGCTGGAGGTCAAGGGACGTCGGCTGGAGTGGAGCGTGCTCAAGTGGAACGAACCTAGTATCAAGTTCTACGAGCAGGTCGGGGCGAAGGGCATGGAGgagtggatgaagatgatggttgAAGGGGATGCATTGACCAAGTTGGCAGAGGGACTTTGA